A window of the Candidatus Rokuibacteriota bacterium genome harbors these coding sequences:
- a CDS encoding sugar kinase: MTRTDDAMDVITLGESMVRFTPKGHLRLDQAQELEAIPGGAESNVAVGLARLGMQAGWISKLPDHPLARLIVGEVRRHGVDTSRVVWSPEGRVGIYYFERGVAPRPPRIWYDRKGSAVTTLEDGEVDWTYLTSARVVLVTGITPALSPRLRDLTRRIAREVRAAGKQFALDVNYRAKLWSPQEAATCLADLLPSVGILLCGRDDAARVFGLTGEPEAVARAFREKFGVPVVVLTLGAQGSFALADRVYRQRRVHQVEVVDPLGAGDAFAAGFLCGYLADGVQRGLDMGGAMGALACTIVGDFALVTRAEVEQLLAGEDPEIQR; this comes from the coding sequence ACGTGATCACCCTCGGCGAGAGCATGGTGCGTTTCACGCCCAAAGGTCACCTCCGCCTGGATCAGGCGCAGGAGCTGGAGGCGATCCCCGGCGGGGCGGAGTCCAACGTGGCGGTCGGGCTGGCACGCCTGGGAATGCAGGCCGGCTGGATTTCCAAGCTCCCGGATCACCCGCTCGCGCGCCTGATTGTCGGCGAAGTCCGCCGTCACGGCGTGGACACCTCGCGGGTGGTCTGGAGCCCCGAGGGCCGGGTGGGGATCTACTACTTCGAGCGGGGCGTGGCGCCGCGGCCGCCCCGCATCTGGTACGACCGGAAGGGCTCGGCCGTCACCACGCTCGAGGATGGCGAGGTCGACTGGACCTACCTCACCTCCGCCCGCGTCGTCCTGGTCACCGGAATCACGCCCGCGCTGAGCCCGCGCCTCCGGGACCTGACGCGGCGGATCGCGCGCGAAGTCCGCGCCGCCGGCAAGCAGTTCGCCCTCGACGTGAACTACCGCGCGAAGCTCTGGTCCCCCCAGGAAGCGGCGACGTGCCTGGCCGACCTGCTCCCGTCGGTCGGCATCCTGTTGTGCGGCCGGGACGATGCCGCGCGGGTGTTCGGGCTCACCGGCGAGCCCGAGGCGGTGGCGCGGGCCTTCCGGGAAAAGTTCGGCGTGCCCGTCGTGGTACTGACCCTTGGGGCTCAGGGGTCCTTCGCCCTGGCCGACCGCGTCTATCGCCAGCGCCGGGTCCACCAGGTCGAGGTAGTCGATCCCCTCGGGGCCGGCGACGCCTTCGCCGCGGGGTTTCTCTGCGGCTACCTCGCGGACGGGGTCCAGCGCGGGCTCGACATGGGTGGCGCCATGGGGGCCCTCGCCTGTACGATCGTCGGCGACTTCGCCCTGGTCACCCGGGCCGAGGTGGAGCAGTTGCTCGCCGGAGAAGACCCCGAGATCCAGCGCTAG